The genome window AGCAATTCCCAGGTCATCTTGACTTTGTCGATGGTTGTCTCGCCCCTGTTTTATCTCGTGTTAGTGGCTCCCACACACCATCTCCAGTGTTGTCTCTTCAACATGGATCCATCATGATATGGTACGGTGCGGTACCAATACTTATTATGTCGGGTGCAAGCTCAGCCACATTTAGGGTTCCCATTTCGAATCTCGATGCTTCCTTCTGATCGGCCCTTTGTCCAACTCGGCTTGGACGCTGCACAAACGCCATTTTTGTGAAAAACTTGCCGTCAGACTCTATGCAAAGCCCCAGCGAATAAGGCACAAGACCCAAGCTCGTTTAGTTGCTTGGCTACAAAGACGACAGACCCTACCTATGTACCCTCCATGAGTTGATAGATTTGCTATCTAGTTGGTTTGCTAAGTCAGCTTGCCGGACTCTAAATCACTCCAACCCCTAGGGTATGACACCTCAGTCGATAGATTTTGAGGGAGGCCTGGAGGCGAGGATCTGGACTGCATATGTATGGCATTTTGCTCTTGTCGAATTGCCCATCCTGTGACATGGAATTAGTGTTTCTACCAAATGGGACAAGTTTAAAGATATGGTCTGCAAAATAGGCGCTAAAACAAAAAAACAAGTCGAGACGATCGATGTTGAGTTTTCGTCTAGGCTAAAATAGAGCGGCGGCTTCTCATAGGTTGTGGATGATAGCGGTCCTACTGTAGGTCGCGGATAGATCTCAGGAGCTGACGATAGTAGAGCTGATATTGGAACATAGACGCGATTCTACTCTGCTCTGCCCTGTTTATCCCCCATCTCCGCCCAGTGAAACACACTTGCTATCAAGGAGGGACGGGATTTGAACCTTGGTTCTTTGTTCCGAGACATTCGTCGTTGAACACAATGCCTTGAACTCAAAATACCTGTATTGGCCATACACAATTCCTATGGTTGGCCGGCTTTTCCGGCTGGGCCCCAACGCAATGCATAATGCGCCGTTAACCGCACAGGCCAAACGATCCTTCTTGCTACTTGATGATACTGAGTTCGGTTCTGGCTTTGCTTGGCTCGCCTCCAGACTCCAGATAGTATGCCCGAGTGACTCAAGCTGCAGTTATCATGCATACGATTTTGATCTTGCTGGCCTAACGACAACCATCCTCTTCGAGGTTGGAACGGCAAAAATACGCCGTCCATGGAGGAAACAGTAGCGGTAATTGTATGACCCCTTGACAGCCTTTATACAGTCGGAATATTTTCCATTAACCACGGGTGCTCTCTATCCAGACCGTCCCGTTTCAACGGCAACGGTTTCGCCCTGGCAACTTGACTCCCGAGAACCTTCATAATGTGAGCAGTGTAGGGCTTAAACTTACACAGGTTGATCCGACCGCCGCCAATATCCTAGACGCCAATGCATCTTTAAGTGGAAGGTAATTGGATCTGCCCTGACGGGATATTACCGCGGCGAATGAATTGTCAATATTGATATCACAGCTATTGCATTTCGTATATGTGTTATCCTATGCTGTGAAACTGCTGCACCAGGCCCTTGATATTGATACTTGGGTTGATATCATGATAGAAAAACCCCTTTCCTCTTCCCGAACATATGATTTATACCTTAGTTACCTGAATGAGAAACCATACTCACGATGATGTTGCCAAATGTTCAGCTTCGCGATGCTATACAGTTTTCCTACGCCTGGTTCTCCTAGAGCCTACAAATTCCCCATGTAGACTCTACGAGAAGACTGGTCGAACCGCTCTCCTTGTTTACAAGCGAGGTTCACTACATGTTGCTGGATGATATGAGTACGAGTCTTGAACATAGAACATTCAACTGAACATCGTTGACCAAGGATGTCGGATTTGTATCCGCCTGTCACTCCCCTCTACAGCATGTCCAACGCTTCTCACCTATTGTATTGTTATGATTATCTATCAATGGTGATATACCTCGCTTGAGCATGACCGAAACTGTGTGACAATAGCGAGTTGTGTCCTTGAGTTTATCTTTAGTACATTGGCCGAGCCACATCTGGCGGAAGCATCTGGATCATGGGTCTCTGCTGGTTCGAGTAGATACACAATATGGCCAGGATCATTAGGTGGGTGGAAGCAGCAGGCAAGTGGAATGCGTTCATAGAGTTATGGCATATTACGAACAATATGGCAGCGTATCACATTACATAGAACACGTCGAGGCAACCCGACGCAGGTATCCGAGTCTGCGTAACCGTTAGATGGGGAACGAGTTGAGCCATTAGAGGTTGTTGTGAAGTGTTGTTTCAAAAGCAGTTTCCGATTCATCATAAGACGCCGACCATGGCTCAAAACTTCCCCGCACGAGTCAAATCACAATCCAGCTTTCAGGAACGCTGTGTACTGCCGTAATAGAGGCCCTGGACCTGGCATTCATCAATGATTCGCTTGTACCCTATTCACGACCGTAGCCGAACACCGGTCCCGAATCCCAACCACCAAAAAGTATTCCATCGCTGAAGCCCCTCCCAGTGGACTGCCCTGGGCGAGATCGAGTTCCGCCAACCGTTTCATGAAAGGGGAATGAAGTTATATCATCAAGACGAAGGTGCTCAGGTGTGCAGAGCCTTTTCGGGGGTTGGGATTTGACGTCTTTTTTGAATTCAATGCCTCAAAGCAAGGCAATATGTTTTATCCTTGCCTCGACCAATGCAGCCAAATGAGAACCGCCCTCACTACCAACTCCAGCCCGAAGCCCTTTTTTTATATCGACGAAGGGTACAACATGACACGAACGGAAGCACCGAAAGACTTGGTGGGAAGGGGGGAGGTGAACTTGGCGCGGACGACGCCGGAGTTTCCTGCAGAGATACGTTAGATGATTGTTCATGTCGTCGTTCACCGGGTCGAGTATTAATTACCGTGTGGTCGGGTGACCTTGCCCCAGATCACGCGGATCTTGGTGCCGCGGATCTCCTTCTGGCCCCGGTAGACGAAAGCAACCTTCTTGCCGAGATAGAAGCTATCACGAATGTCAGTATCCAGACCGACTGGGAACATTCCTCTCATGTTGACGTACTTGGCGGCGTTGGTGTCATCAACACCCTCAATCTTGATCAGGCTGGTAGCAGGGCGGGTGGTGTGACGAGAGCGCTGGTAGCTCAGGTGACGTCCCCTAAACCAATATCGTCAGTCCAAAATTCTGTCGCTCGTTGTGTTCGTGCCGTGGCTTCGCGGAATATCGATATCGAAAATCTGAAGAGTGCGCACTTGTCTAGGCAAGTACATCCTTCTCATATCGCATGCGTGACAGGCTGGCTGACAGGAGGCTTTACTCACTTGACGTATACTATAGGCAAAGTTAGCAACGAATTCATCGATATTTAGATTTCCAAATTTGCGAGTCGAGCCCAGTCGGTGCGCTCGTCGCTTCTCTGGCGGGCGGGATAAACTCACGTCGGTGACCGGCTTCTGAAGGCATCTTGACTGTGGTATGACTTCCGTCCTCTCAAACAACCTGCGGTTAGTAGATAGCTGATTGTTTGAACGAAAGACCTTCGCGTTGGTGAGGTGCGTGTTTGGTGATTGATCTGTGGAGTGGGGAGGGTGCGCCAATCGCACTTTCCTGGTCAACCCTAGAAATCACGTGCTGGACCACTTGCGGCGGACAAGAAGTGGCTGTTGTGGCTAGTGCATTCACGATTTTGATCTACTGTTTTTAGCAGATACCTTAGTTTAAACCACCAACCCAGGAAGAAAACATTCTGGGCTGATCCTGGATGACGAACATGAATCTGAATCAATTGTGTCTTGAAGACACTTCGTTCTACAATGCCTTAACCGGTGAAAGTGGTGCCAGTATTCTCATTATCATTCTTGTGTAAATTGTCCATACCTATGAGCGTAGAGGTACCTAGTGGCAATGCTGGTCCAGCTTGAGTCTGGGTAAGCCTGGACGTCAACCAACATCTGAAGCTCTCTCCAACTCTCTCAAGTGACACGTTGACACGAGAAACTCAACAACGTTGACTCTCGTGGCTGGGTAGAATATATTTCAAGTACCATGCCATAAATTCCCTCAGGACAGCTGACTACCTTCGATTAACCGGACTTCTTGATTAGCAGTTGCATGGAATCATTCCTGCATTCACCTTTTCCGCCCCAATGATTTCTTGGTGAAGGTTTGGGGTTTAGTTAAAGCCGACACCGGGGAGAGAGGGGCCGAGCAGGCGCTCGTGGATCCTGGCACCGAAGTGGTTCGGAATTTGGTGTCCGAGCAAGCCAGGTCAAGATGAGCTCATCAAAGATATTGACGGAGCTCACCATTTTGTACATGTGAgttctttttttattttatgTTAAAGTTaagtgaagaggaggaagtaATGTCATTGGCATGCTAACGGCTATCCAATGACTACCTGTTGCGATACTACGCTCTTGGACCACATTGCATTTGGTCTATAATTTATTGTGAAcaccttatataattaccGAGTAAGCGATTCATCAATACATTGGCCCGTCACGGGCAGGAGTGCAAGAAAACAGATTCGGATTCTTAGCCGGCTATCTGATGATCGGAGTTTATCGACTAGATTGTTTCTCGGTGCTTGCAGACCTTGGGAGTTGCTCAGTCGAGGTGATACATATCTGGGACCAGGGATCTGCAGTGGACCTGTCTGGCAAGTCGAAGCGCTGCATGTCACAGACTTCCATCACTAACAACTATGGAGAAGATCCTGAGACACCGCGGTTGCGCCGTGAGGCCGGATTCTGGTCTACGTGCTTGCCGCCAGATTACGAGATTTAGTTGGGGGTTTCTCTATCTGAGCGTCATCTTTTATTAGTGAGCGTTACTGATCTATGTACATCAATATTAGCAACATGAGTATGCTTATTACACTTTCCGGAATCGGCAGTGGCATCGTGTAACGGACGACGCTCCGTGTGTGAAAGACGGGAACAACACCGACACCCCAATGTCTTGATAATCAGATTGTACGTAGGCTCGGTGGGCCTTGGTGTGTCCCTGTTGGGGGAGCGGCAGAATAGGTAGAATTGCGCTGGGCTAGGCGGCTCGCTGGTTAGGCAATCCAGGGaccgccaccgccgccgaAGCCAGGACGGACAGGACTCGGTGAGGGATCGATGCCCGGGCATGCCGGAGAAGCTGACAAAGAAGTCGGATTGTTTAGTTGGAGAAGCATCATGCTTCGTCATGCTCACGGCACAAATCAAACTGTGCAATGGACAAGTCTGGGTGACCTATCAACGGTTGCCATTGTGTTGATGCGGGCCTGGTCATGAATCACAAAATGACATGAGAGGGGAGGAAAGAGCTGATACTTATGAATATTGGTAACGTACTGCTGAGACAAATAAACACAGAGAGGTTGCTGGGTTGAAGTGTGTGGAAACACCATACGTCAAGTCCGCGACAGATCCAGTCAGACATTGAGTTGCGTAGCATGGCCCCGAAAGCACGGAAACGATTCGACCGCTTGCGCCTGAAGCAATTGGCCCGGGAGAGAAGAATGGATGGATTCAGTGTCAGTTTAAAAGGACTCCATAAGTGTAAATAGGTAGGCAAAATTTAGGCAAAATAGAAGCGAATAGTTTGTGATGAGCCCGGAGATAGAATCGCCGCTGGTACATCTGTGCTACGCGAGACGAACAGACAGCTACCGACCTTATGCGTCTGACTGATGCCCTCGCAAGGACATCGCCTAATAGTACACATTCATGACTATAACCAATTCAAAGTTCATCACCATGGCTTCCTGATTACCGG of Fusarium oxysporum Fo47 chromosome I, complete sequence contains these proteins:
- a CDS encoding ribosomal protein L35A → MPSEAGHRLYVKGRHLSYQRSRHTTRPATSLIKIEGVDDTNAANFYLGKKVAFVYRGQKEIRGTKIRVIWGKVTRPHGNSGVVRAKFTSPLPTKSFGASVRVMLYPSSI